The Cryptomeria japonica chromosome 9, Sugi_1.0, whole genome shotgun sequence DNA segment tttgtatgtgcataataaaaacaagaaaaatttATTTCCATCTAAAACCATttcttaataaaaattaaatttagatgtTTAACAAGTAGGATGCCTCTATTTTTGAAAAAGATCTCAAATAATCTtagaacacaatttttttttattcataAAACCCCATCTTCTTTAAAATAGAGCTTAAACCCCTCTCATGTAAATCATTCCATGATATCTTCTCACTCTCTTATTCTCTAAATAAAGCTAGATAAAATACTAGGAATACTAAGGGCATGTTCCCATgcagctgcttagcttattttgaatatttttagggattatttgtgAAGCAGTTGAccccatgaatatttatctttgtTGCTTATTTTTAAGCAAAACATCTTAAATTTGTATTAATAGCATTAATACTAATTTGTGTTAATAGCATTAATACTAATTTGTGTTAATAGCATTAATACTAATTTGTTAATAAGCAGTCAGTGCTTATTTCTAATTCCTAAACAATAGGAAAGATTCCAAATTATccctttttttgacaatttttaagttCCATGGGAACACTTAACTGCTTATATTTAAGCTGAAAATAGAGTTAACCAGTCGCATGGGAACATGATGTAAGATTACCTCCTAGAGAAGAAATAAGAACGATTGGCAAGaaaaacaagtgccacgtagtggtgaCTATTTGCCCTATAATATTGATATAAGAATAATtgtgaatataaattttatatattaatataaaaatataacaaaattagtattaatcataactaaataaatctagttaattattatagaattgatttaatattatgatataatattataattattaacattaatatttaaaaattaaaaaatattaatttagcattaataataaaataaataaatctaattaattgttcattaatttaatatttaataattaagaatatatctcaataataaataataaatttattaacatataatatatattatataaataacaaatatgtcaatttgaattgattattaacaaattaatatatagatggaattatcaattataattacataatattaataagaaatatttttcaatataaatatgatttttagttgaacaattattACAATATTTCCATGTTAGTATTTATAGAGAGTAATGAAAAAAGttgaaattttataatttataattaattttatttatataatttgaattgtcataaatatagagataaaaaaaatattatattattttaagaaatttgtgtTGAAAAATTAATTATCGTTCACTAAATcagataattaatttttttttaatttcataataaTTAATATGTAATGTAGATTATAATTTAACtaacatattattttaatatttatgacaattaattataattttttaaataaatataattattaatttattgattatttaataatataatataaatattgatattaatcttatgatgatattattatagtaattgaattataattaaaaaattatttaccaaAATGGTTTTCAAATAGTTTTATTTGCAAGTACTAGAAGATTGGAACCGTACTAATAAGAAGAATAAGAATGCAAGCATACAATGAAGAGCCCATCACAACTCCTTTGCCTACCATTTGTTTTGAAATTACAAaattatatgcaatgataataaagacaagtatttatatattaaaaattttaattatttagggATGTTTCTACATTTTCTCTCAAGACATTGGAAACTTTCTTCTTTGAAATTTGTAGAGATTGAAATGCATTTAATTGGTAAGGTTATCAAATATTCAAGGAGATGTTTCTATTGTTATAAAATACTATTGAATCTTCTAATCCAAAATGTAAATATGTAGCATACTAATAATTTCACTATTAATTATGGTTGATAAAAAATTTAAGGCTTCTGGGGATCCTGTGTTGAGATGGCTACATTTGAAGATGATTTTATAGGAAATACAAGGGATCCTACCCATGATAATGGATGTGAACTCATTTTGGACCTAACTTGAGAAGGTTATCATTTATTGTAAGCTTTTATTAGTTGGTGTTTTATATACATAATAATATTGTATGCCACTCTTGGTGTACATGATAAGTGAAGGATCCAATAAGTACTTCCAACCTAATAttatatgtattattttattttgtgtcttGTCTTCTAATATGATTTAGTCTTGAATATTGAAATTCTAGGAATTCTCATGAAATAGATCCTAGGTTATTCCCCTTGTTTTGATCTTGAGATATGGATATAGTTATGAGGACTTATTTCGAGAAGTGCAAATAATGATTTTTAGCTTATGGCATATTCCCCTTGTTGCAAGAATGATTATTTTAATTGATCTACCTTTAGTATGAGAGGTTTCAATCTATTACTACCatatttgcatttgatttgaatgttacATGTTAATATCATTTTACTTCAGGAATGGTGGAGGATATCTTACTTTAGAGAGCTTGGTACATGTTAGTGTTGAAAAAGGATAAGGTTTAATTTGTCGGTTCTCTTGTTATTCTTGTCCTTCTTGTTCTTATTTTTATATGTTTGTATTTACATTGTTGAGTATGTAGAACTTGTGAGAGCTATGGAAACTACTGCTAAGATATGTATTGCAAATGTTTTATAGGATTTGCATATTATAGTATGCTTCTTTCACCCTATGTATTAGAGGAGTTAAAGCCTTATTCTCTATGAATTACTATAGATATAATTGATATGTTTTAATCTATTTTAATATCTTACATTACTTATGTGGTGGGATTTATTGGATATATGTCTATCAATCCTCTTGGGTATCTTACATTGTTCATTACTATTGTGATGAATAGTTTTGATGTTTAATTGGTTTTGGATTGATGAGTTATGTAGGTTGTCGATTAGCTACCTATTTTATTGTAGTGAGATAACTTCGATGTGAAGTACCTATATCCACAGGAACATATTAGAGTTAATGCAAACCTTGTTATTTTTCCTTAATTTGGTAATTTACGCATTGGTATGTTACCTTTTGATAGGAGGACGGATATATAGCTCGACTCAATTATAattttgagctgacatgttgaTGTCATGAAGTTATATCTATGATGGTGTACCTTGGTTTAATGTATGGTTATCCTGGATAAGTAAAAATTTGTTATGGTTTCTATTCTATATGATATGAGAAAGGTATCTACTTACAACCTTTGTTATCATTTGCATTTGATGTTTCTATTTATACATAGATTGTAGTGTATATTCTAGTGATAGTTGATATAGATCACTTTATTATGTTCCTTTGTCTTCCAtaagtggcatgttggaggatgtaaTGATCTTTGTTCTTGATGGTAGTTATCATGCATGCTTTTGCAAGTGTCTTGGAGTATGAGAGCATGGAGAAGATTCAACTAGTACATATTGGTAAAGCAATTATTTGACCTTGTTTGTGATTCCTATGGGTGTATTTATAATGCATGATGTCAAGTAGGATAATGTTACAATTAAGAATCAATTtaacatataaattatatttcatatTTAATGGTTCGAACATCCTTTGATAGTGTACCAAGGCACTTAGGATGTACTCGaaaaataaattgtaatatttattttcaCTACACGACTTGTAATACATTCATAGTAGATGATGGgctccactatcaacaataaatgTGAGTTGTGGAcatgaatattattatttatttcccCACATTTGATGCCTAGAATGGAATGGTTAATGACAAGTGAAGAGGTCACTCTAGTGAAtctcaatattttattgtttattacATTTAATATAATTCTTATATTCCAAGTTTGGTCACCCAAGTCAAAAGGAATGTATTGGAGTCAAAACTAATGTCATTCTACAATTAACAAGGAAATCCACCAATTTGGTAATTTTATAATGAAAAGTCTTTTTTAGAGACCTTATTTTGTATTTTAGAGCTCTCACAATGCCTATATAAACTACTCCTTGGTTGTAGAAATTATGAGGAACATTTGAATGCAGAGTTACTATATAagaataggaataggttgaggcATAAAGAGTTTGTTCAAACATACAAAGGTGCTAAAATTTAAGAAGGATAAGAGGGAAATGAAAGTAAATGTGTTGGAATCTCGTTTATTTCAAGATAATGCATTGTTTACCTTTCTTCTTGGTAGATTTTTTTGTTGCAATATTTTCTCCACATAAATAATGTGCTATGTAATGCtctaatattttgaattttttgtttttgttgctaTCTTATGATGATGTGATGCATTATTTATTTCTCTTATAAAATGACATTAAGTAGTGTTCTTAGGAATCATATGTTAACTAACTCTTAGAATCATGAAGTAGATGGATCTAATTATGGAAATTACACCTATTTATTATTTAGATAGTTTTGAACCTCTATTATTAGAtcctaaatatttttcattaatttaAAAGATAACCAAGATCTTAcccaaatattttcatatattattattataagaaAAGCTATGTTACTAAGTCTTAAAGAGAAATTTTAgattgtgtttttttttgtttgaatgatGTACAATTATTTAGGTTTTATAAAAATGAATTATTGTGTAAGAGATAAATTAAGTATGTTGGATGCTAATATAATATTTTTGGACTTTTTTGTGTAATTCCATTCATGTAATAGAAATATTAGTTAGGGGCCACATGCATTAAATGATAAATCACGAGAAGGTGTCGGTAAGCTCATATAATCATCATCTTAACTAAGTCTAAAAAAATGAGTGGTAATAATGTAAGCCCTAGTTGTAAAGGAATTGTAAAACAAATAAGATAAATCAAACAATTGAAAACCTCTACCAATCAGTTATATTTCTAAATTATCTCACCAtataatacataatcatcacatttTTTATAATTAACAAGTAAAACTTATTTCACATATCAAAAGGAATATGTAGAACCATCATAAtcatcttgtaattttttttttctaaggatCATGATGTTATGATGTAATGAATAAGAGGTGTATGAAAATCTTACACTTAGTTATGTCATGATCATGATAATTATAATTGAAAAAACCTTGTGATGTAGAATATTTTTTATCATAatttgcatcatcatatataaAAATAGATATACAATTTATAAATCATACTTCTATGAATGTAACAGTAATATTAAATGTATAAGAAACATCATTGTGAGGTACAATGATGTAATGAATAATTAATGGAGGTAGAACCATGCCATTCATATCAAAATGTATCACTAGGTGAAAACTAATTATGTATATAAACTATTGTTGAACTTATTGGAAAATGAGTCTATGTAATAAGAAATGTTATCTTTGAGCCTTCTTTGCTGCGGTGGCTTGTTTCCTGAATGCCTCGGTGAAATCtgccaattatcaatcaatttgCTCTTCATATGCGAAGATATGAAAACTCCTCTGCCATTTCTTTTCTTTCTGTTCTTACCAACGTTGTTTAATGCGCTAGATAACTCGAACATCAATCAATTTACTGTTCATAAGCCCAAATATGTAATACTTTCTTTTCTGCCACGTCATCATCAATTTAGTGCTTGTTACATCGAGAGGCATAACCTACAATAGCATCATATAGGGATCATCACCAGTAATGGTGTAAGAAAAAAGAATTGCTTCATATTCCTGAAAAAAGAATTGCTTCATATACCTGAGAGTTACTAATGAAATTAATAAAGTataaaatagaaaaacaataaCCAACAAACAAGAAGTGGGGAATATATTGTAAATAGAGGAATATAGGTAAATAACAGGTAAAAAGATATCATATAATAATAGTATTATTCTATTATCATAAATAAGCGAACAACAACAATCATTTCAAGAACTCTGCATGACAACCGTTTTAAAGAATCCTTTAGTGCCAACGTTACCAATTCTATACAATGAAGCTATatggtatgcattttggtcaaAGATAACTTACCATTGGCATTGCCCTCACATTTTGCTTTCTGCGCAGATCTGCTTCATTTCTTTTATGTTGCTTTCTATGCAGGTCAGTTGGGTTTAATCTCGATATCGGTTGACTCGTCCACAATTTCCTGCATTGTATTTTGAATGCATCCATCGAAGGAGTCGAGTTGCATCGAAAGAGTCGAAGGAGTCGAGTTGCATGGAAGGAGTTGAGTTGCTGCAGCACTAGGCAGTGATCACCACCCACGCATCTTCATGGGTTATCTCCTCCCTCCCTCTATTGTATATTGTTTTTTGTGTATATGTTTCCTTCATTGATGTTTAGCGTTTCTAAATTTCTTCATAGTTATCAGAAAGATGAGTCCTCTTTTAGTCTTTTAGAGGAAGTCAACATTGCGGAGCTGTGATGGACTCCATTTTATATTAGCACACATTTATGTAATCTAAACAGTTATTGCTATTGTCCTAGCACATAATTTTCTAGATTTTTTTCCCTTAAAAGTGTATGTATTACAACGTTTATTTATGTAATCGGTAAATTTGTTTTGTCAAGAATTCATAGAGTATAATTGCCCAGTTCCTTTACCCGAATGCTCATTAAATTTATTTTGTTAGAATTAATGGAGTATAATTGCTGAGTTCCTTTACCCGAATTCTCATTAAGTAAAACTGgtagaaaaatatataaatgattgTATTCCCACATAAATTTTCATTGTTAAAAAATATTTGCAATATAAGGGTTTGAAGAGATTTTTCaattttgtaaagttgttattaTTATTAGGATATCTCTCGGCATAACCTATAATGGCATCATATAGGGCCGAGCAGTTTCTTTAACGATAGAATAttccatattaaaaaaaaaatgattcataTTCTCACAGTTACAAATGCAACAGACAATCTGGCAATTACAATCACACATTCAACAATCATAGATCTATTTGAGTATTCTCAAGTATTGTGATAATTACGCCGAGAGGCGTTCCTACAGTCACAGCAGGGGGGAGTGAAGGCATCCGTGTATACACTAAAGAAAACGGATGATAGTTACGTTTTCAAAAAGTTGGATGGTCACAGTCACAGCAGGAGCAAGTTACACACTATCCTGCAGCGGTTACATGCATGCTCCAAACACAATATGATTTGAATCAAAGATTCTGCAATAGTTACAGATTGCATACTACAAACGACTGGGATGAAGAATGTAACCGAACATTACAAGGAAGTTGAAACGATTTAAACGATTGAATTTTCTTGGCTGTCCAGCATGGCATCAACAAAGCTTTTGCAGTCAAAGTGATGAGTAAGGAACAGATGAAAGCCTACAAATTGGCAGCTACGGAGAAGGAGATTCTGTCTTCACTGGATCATCCATTTCTGCCGTCTCTGCTTACCCACTTTGAGTCAGAGACTCATACATTTCTGGCCATGGAGTATTGTTCTGGAGGAGATATTAACGTGTTGAGGCATAGGTAACCCAGTAAAACCTTTTCAGAGTCCACCATAAGGTGAATATTTGTGTTTGTGTGTTCTTCTATATTTCTAACTTGCATTTGGTGGATGTCTGCGTCCTGCTTTAATTTCAATATCAATCTAATTATATTTGTTATGTTTTTGCAGTCGGTATCGGGGGATCCTGGTGCATAAACTTCTCCTCTATAATTGGAGACTTTTTGAGAGAATAAACTAATTAAACACTTTGTAGGATTATCTTTGTTACTATATAATTGTGCAGATATTTTTTGTCTGTATATATAAGAGAGAGATTCCTCAAGGTGAACAGGTGAAATAGTggtaattgaagtcatttttttaGATGATCACCTGTCTTCATCCATGTGCAGGTTTTACGTGGCAGAGGTGATTGTAGAGTTGGAGTATTTGCACGAGAAAGGAATCGTATATCGAGATATGAAGCCAGAGAACATATTGGTGCAAGATAGTGGGCACATAATGCTCACTGATTTCGATCTGTCCCTGCGTCTCATATCTGATCATGGCGAATATAACGAATGGAAATCTTGTTCGTTTGTGGGTACGAAGGAGTACATCGCACCAGAGGTCCTGTGGGGCAAATTCCATTCATACCCAGTCGACTGGTGGTCTTTCGGAGTCTTTCTATATGAAATGAGTCACGGTCAGACACCTTTTAGGGGGTTTAGTCGAAAGGACACCTTTGTGAATATTATGAGCAAGGACCTCTTTTTCTCATCCTCATCTTCTCTGGATGATCTTATTCAGAAGCTCCTTGCGAAAGAGCCGACAGAGAGGCTAAACAGAAAGCAAATAAAAAGCCACCAATTCTTTTGGGGCATGTGATGGGATCAACTGCAGTTTGTTTCTAGGCCTCCTTTTGTGCCGCCGCTCTCTCCTGAACCTCTTCTCACTTttcacaaagaaaatgaagaagaagaaacagaagacatAAGCTGCGGCTCTGTTTGGCATCAAAAACTATTTACCTATATAAAATTAAGGTGAAAGCAAAATtacattatcaaagtttacatgttttcaatcttataaaattagattaaaaaaatcacaatcaattattcattattatagatttgtttgttatttttaaaatatatttatattttattttcttttatttctattttgATAATAATTTCACTTTATTTTGTTAAAATGTGTAGATTACCAAACAATTTTAGCAAAACCAACATCTATAactttttgtcctcttatcaatataTTATGCAAATAATATGTAtatgatttcaaaaaaaatattgtaaaaattaatttattatagtagtatcaatttagaaagagaaaggaagaaaagaatcctaatttttaatttagaaagatcaaaaaggaatttatatgtttctaaatcttaaacataaaaaatattatgtttcaaatttACATCTAATacacaaatatttaaaaaataatatacaatctttaattttcaatttagaaacatCAAAAAGAATTCTTATGTTTCCACATTTTAATTTCTAAATTGGAAAGATTGAAATTACATACAGAAATATTAAAAGAACTTTTTATGTCtctaaattttaatcataaaaatataatgtttctaaattaaaaaaaaaatgaaaactatgtatataaataaatattcttaaaaaaattataCACTCA contains these protein-coding regions:
- the LOC131858591 gene encoding protein kinase G11A-like; amino-acid sequence: MCRFYVAEVIVELEYLHEKGIVYRDMKPENILVQDSGHIMLTDFDLSLRLISDHGEYNEWKSCSFVGTKEYIAPEVLWGKFHSYPVDWWSFGVFLYEMSHGQTPFRGFSRKDTFVNIMSKDLFFSSSSSLDDLIQKLLAKEPTERLNRKQIKSHQFFWGM